From Bacteroidales bacterium:
CATACCTATCATGTGGAGAATTTGGTATTGCTGGAAAAGCGCTTGGACTGAACACCATTCCCTTGCATAATCTACGGCAATGATTTTCGTTCTTATTTTTGCCAACAGGTTTTGGCGGATAAAATTAAAGTATTAGTTTTGCAACCGGAGGAATGGCGGAGTGGACGAACGCGGCGGTCTTGAAAACCGTTGACACCTTGCGGTGTCCGGGGGTTCGAATCCCTCTTCCTCCGCTAGGTCTAAAGGCTTTCTGTATTGCAGGAAGCCTTTTTTGTTTGTGAAAGAGAATGGATTTGTTGAAGAGGGATCACGGAATGAAATGCAGTAATCCCTCTTCCTCCGCTAGGTCTAAAGGCTTTCTGTATTGCAGGAAGCCTTTTTTGTTTAGACCCTTTATTTATCCGCATTGGTCAGCTTCAAAATGCGTCCTGGCTGGTTTACAACCACATAAATGGCGCCATCCGGACCGGGGGCTGCATCTCTGACACGGCCCGCGTTTTTCAATATGGTTTCGGTATGCAGAATCCGGTGATCGTAAACACGGAGAAGCTGAACCTCTTCAAAGCGAAGGGCTGTTACCAGCAGATCGTTGTTCCATTTTGGAAATTCATCACCGGTATAAAAAGACATACCGCATACAGCGATCGAAGGTTTATAGTAAAGTATCGGCTGCATCATGCCGGGTCTATCGGTCTCCTCGGTGATGATGGTTCCATCGTAGTTTTTTCCGTAGGTGATGACCGGCCATCCATAATTTTTTCCCCCCTGTATCAGGTTGATTTCATCTCCTCCCATAGGTCCGTGTTCGGTTTCCCAAATTTCGCCAGTTTCAGGATGCACACCCAGCCCCTGGGCATTTCTTGATCCGAAGGCGAATATGGAAGGCAGTGCACCTTTTCGGTCCTTAAAGGGATTGTCTTTTGGTATGCTTCCATCTGGGTTGATCCGGTGGATCTTTCCGTTTGGACGGCTCAAATCCTGGGCCTGGTCTTGTGCTCCGCGGTCTCCTATGCTGAAATAGAGATATCCCTCGGGATCAAATACGATGCGGCTGCCATAGTGATATCTTGTGGTGCGGTAAGTATCATGTGGCGCCTCAAAGATTACCTCCTGCCCGGTCCAGGTATTGTCTTTTATTTTGCCTCTTACTATCCTTGTCATGGCGGGTGTACGCTCTCCTTCATTTTCTTCTTTCAGCTCATGGCTATAGGCCAGGTATATCCAACCGTTTTTTTCATATTGGGGATCTACCTTAACATCAAGCAGACCACCCTGTCCGCTGTGCAAAACTTCCGGTGTATTCTTTACCGGCTCCTCCATCAGTTGGTCGTTTTCGATGATCCGCAGCCGCCCTGGCCGCTCGGTGACCAGTATTTTGTTATCACCAATGAAATCAATGGCCCAGGGTATTTCCAGCTTATCGGTGATCACCTCCATCTCCATCTGGTAATCCAGTGTCTGCAGATCGAGTGGTATTTCCTCTCTGTCTTGGCTTCTTTCCGTCTCAAAATCCTCAATATAAGCAAGCACCCGATCTATTTCGTCATCGCTCAGGGTTTCATCATATGCCGGCATGCCTACATGTGGAATGCCGAATTTGATGTTGCGGAATTTATAGCTTCTGCCTCCTCCATACTGCCATACACCGTTGATTAAACTCTGGGCATTGCCTCCGTCTAATTCGGCCCCGTGGCACTGGGCACAATGTTGCTTGTACAGTTGTCTTCCCTCATTCTCCTGCGCCTGAATAGCCATTACAGGTAGAAGAATAAGCAGCCCGGTGAATAAGTGCATCGGTAAATTTTTCATAAATGAATGATTTATTTGTTGAATGTGAAATTTCAAGGATAAATATAGGAATTTTTTATTAAAATTTAATTGTGGATGGTTTGCAGAAGATTATTTATATTCAGTTTATTTAATAAATGGCCATTAGTGCACGAATAAATATAGCCCTGACACAGAAAAGCAGGGTTGGGTCCATGATAATGGCCCGGGCATTTTCCTTGATGGGGGTTTCAGGTTTTAAAGCCAGTTCAATAATCACCTTATTGACATTCTGGGGTCAATGGTAATGTGCTTAATGGTTCCTACATTGATTCCCATGTATTTAACAGGGCTGCCTACCTCCAGGCCACTAACGGAAACGCCTTCATAGGATACATAATATATATCCTCTTTTTCGAAAAACTCCCGGGCGGCTAAAAAACCTATGACAGAAAGCAGTATTGCCAGACTTACAAAGAGAAAAACCCCAAGACGGATTTTTTGTGAACGATTTCTCATAATGTGCTTTAAAATTTTTGATAAAAATACATTATTTTTTTTGACTTCATGCATTTTTTTATTATCTTGACAAATTGTTAAACATATAAAATTCATCAAAAATGAGTAATGGTAGTTTTAGTTTCGGCAAGTTTTATAAAGATTCAAAGCAAACCCTTTTTCAACCCAAAGCGTACTTCGCTGAAATGGAGATCAGTGGAGGTCTGGGTGAACCCATTCTTAAAGCTTTGGTTTATGGGGTTATAGCAGGAATCTTTATATTGATCTGGAGCCTGTTGGATATAATAGGTGTTACAGCAGGTAGTAACAGCGGCAATGATGCTGTAGTAGGTTTTTTCGGCACCATCATCGGAGCTGTTGTGGGTGTGTTTGTTGCAGGATTGATTATTATGGCCCTCTCTTACATTTGCAGTGGCAACAAAAATTATGAGGCCAACATGCGGGTAGCTGCTTCCATCATGGTCGTGTTACCCGTCAGTTCGATTCTGGGATTCTTCGGTGGAATCAGTTACGTGCTGGGTGCGGTGATCGCGCTGCTGGTTCATCTGTACGGTGTGTATATGCTTTATAATGCACTTGTAAGTACATTAAAAGGAGACCAAAAGCCTGCCAAGGCAATTTCTTACATCTTGGGTGTATTACTGGTTATTTTTGCCATTATCGGTTTGGTATAGCACACTCCGTGGGCGTTATAAGCAGAGGATAAAACAAAAAAACAGGAAATGTCGATATTCCTGTTTTTTTGTTTCAGTATTTTTGTGGAATGTTCTGTGAT
This genomic window contains:
- a CDS encoding PQQ-dependent sugar dehydrogenase, yielding MKNLPMHLFTGLLILLPVMAIQAQENEGRQLYKQHCAQCHGAELDGGNAQSLINGVWQYGGGRSYKFRNIKFGIPHVGMPAYDETLSDDEIDRVLAYIEDFETERSQDREEIPLDLQTLDYQMEMEVITDKLEIPWAIDFIGDNKILVTERPGRLRIIENDQLMEEPVKNTPEVLHSGQGGLLDVKVDPQYEKNGWIYLAYSHELKEENEGERTPAMTRIVRGKIKDNTWTGQEVIFEAPHDTYRTTRYHYGSRIVFDPEGYLYFSIGDRGAQDQAQDLSRPNGKIHRINPDGSIPKDNPFKDRKGALPSIFAFGSRNAQGLGVHPETGEIWETEHGPMGGDEINLIQGGKNYGWPVITYGKNYDGTIITEETDRPGMMQPILYYKPSIAVCGMSFYTGDEFPKWNNDLLVTALRFEEVQLLRVYDHRILHTETILKNAGRVRDAAPGPDGAIYVVVNQPGRILKLTNADK
- a CDS encoding MCE family protein — protein: MRNRSQKIRLGVFLFVSLAILLSVIGFLAAREFFEKEDIYYVSYEGVSVSGLEVGSPVKYMGINVGTIKHITIDPRMSIR
- a CDS encoding YIP1 family protein, coding for MSNGSFSFGKFYKDSKQTLFQPKAYFAEMEISGGLGEPILKALVYGVIAGIFILIWSLLDIIGVTAGSNSGNDAVVGFFGTIIGAVVGVFVAGLIIMALSYICSGNKNYEANMRVAASIMVVLPVSSILGFFGGISYVLGAVIALLVHLYGVYMLYNALVSTLKGDQKPAKAISYILGVLLVIFAIIGLV